From Athene noctua chromosome 19, bAthNoc1.hap1.1, whole genome shotgun sequence, one genomic window encodes:
- the LOC141968189 gene encoding multidrug and toxin extrusion protein 2-like, with product MSQTYGSKNLKQVGTILQRGILILLLCCFPCWALFINTEQILLLIRQDPEVSRLTQVYVMIFIPALPAAFLYQLQTRYLLSQAIILPQVLTGIAANILNVAMNAFFLYALKLGMVGSAWANTVSQYTQAILLFLYVWWKKIHVETWGGWTRNCLLDWGSFIRLAVPGMLMMCIEWWTFEIGSFLAGLLSVVELGAQSVIYELSSAAYMVPLGFSVAASVRVGNALGSGDVLQAKTSCITALLCAGVFAVLVATLLGTLKDVVGYIFTSDKEIVILVSKVMIIFAPFHLFDAAAATCGGVLRGTGKQKLGAIANAIGYYAIGLPIGISLMFAAKMGVLGLWVGMIVCISLQALSFSAFVMRMDWKKAAEEAQVRAGLKKQLEDVNSSGTAANKTSAVDYVSVGTDTVDTVVLPESIVEGQRHPDHQLIAQEEPAVTPAPPDVVWRALIIRRVLAAAAAIAVLLVGILVRILTGKG from the exons ATGTCCCAG ACGTATGGCAGCAAGAACCTGAAGCAGGTGGGCACCATCCTGCAGCGGGGGATCCTcatcctgctgctgtgctgcttcccTTGCTGGGCACTCTTCATCAACACCGAGCAGATCCTCCTGCTCATCCGGCAGGACCCCGAGGTCTCCAG GTTAACTCAGGTCTACGTGATGATCTTTATCCCAGCGCTTCCT GCGGCGTTTCTGTACCAGCTGCAGACAAGATATTTACTAAGTCAG GCGATCATTTTACCTCAGGTGTTGACGGGGATTGCAGCCAACATCCTCAATGTGGCCATGAACGCCTTCTTCCTTTATGCGTTGAAGCTGGGCATGGT gggctctgcctgggctAACACTGTTTCTCAGTACACCCAGGCCATTCTCCTCTTCCTTTACGTGTGGTGGAAGAAGATCCATGTGGAGACCTGGGGAG GTTGGACCAGGAACTGCCTCCTGGACTGGGGCTCCTTTATCCGCCTGGCAGTGCCCGGCATGCTCATGATGTGTATTGAATGGTGGACCTTTGAGATTGGGAGCTTCTTGGCAG GGCTGCTCAGCGTGGTGGAGCTGGGCGCGCAGTCTGTCATCTACGAGCTCTCCTCTGCGGCGTACATG GTGCCTCTGGGCTTCAGCGTGGCTGCGAGTGTCAGAGTGGGCAATGCCTTGGGATCGGGGGATGTGTTGCAAGCCAAGACCTCCTGCATCACTGCCCTGCTGTGTGCAG gagtTTTTGCTGTGCTGGTTGCAACATTACTGGGAACCCTAAAGGATGTGGTGGGATACATTTTCACCAGTGACAA GGAGATCGTTATCTTGGTGTCCAAAGTGATGATCATCTTTGCTCCGTTCCACTTGTTTGATGCAGCAGCA GCGACCTGTGGCGGCGTACTGCGGGGCACGGGGAAGCAGAAGCTGGGTGCCATCGCCAACGCCATCGGCTACTACGCCATCGGGCTGCCCATCGGCATCTCGCTGATGTTCGCGGCTAAGATGGGGGTGTTAG GTCTGTGGGTGGGGATGATCGTTTGCATCTCCTTGCAAGCCCTTTCTTTCTCGGCTTTTGTCATGCGCATGGATTGGAAGAAAGCTGCGGAAGAG GCTCAGGTCCGAGCTGGACTGAAAAAACAACTGGAAGATGTGAACTCCAGTGGCACAGCTGCTAACAAAACATCTGCTGTGG ATTATGTCTCTGTGGGCACAGACACCGTGGACACCGTGGTCCTGCCTGAGAGCATCGTGGAAGGCCAGAGGCACCCTGACCACCAGCTCATTGCCCAGGAGGAGCCTGCTGTCACCCCTGCTCCTCCCGATGTGGTTTGGAGGGCCCTGATCATCCGCcgggtgctggctgctgctgctgctatcgCTGTCCTGCTGGTGGGCATACTGGTCCGGATCCTGACCGGCAAGGGCTAG